From a single Syntrophales bacterium genomic region:
- a CDS encoding SLC13 family permease — MTYEDKTDKIKFDWKRIFFILLGLGLFFYVYFSPPWSDAIDPLGKAFPLSKEGKASIALFLLAGTWWVFEVVPIGLTSIAIGVFQALFAIRPAKDAFRDFMDPAVMFIFGSVVVGLAFTKTGLTRRLAYKMLEIVGERTSMILLGVCLMSAGLPLFMAHTAAAATVFPILMTIYALYGEGDRPTRFGKALFIGMAYSAGAGSIITMLGAARAPAAASMFKEFTGREIGFFELTKYMFPIGIVMVILIWIILMIFLMPEKKTIVGLKEQVKSLSSELGPMRWEEKFVILCVIGVVITLSLQSFVPALKLLDRSAIMLVSTLLFFIFGVLTVKELEEIPWNIILLFSGAMSIGFCLWKTGGAQWLAINWLTIFKEAHWAIFVLGIAFFVLVMTNFIMNVAAIAISLPIALVTAGYLHVAPEVVLYASLVTAGMPFLLLIGAAPNAIAYASG, encoded by the coding sequence ATGACGTACGAGGATAAAACAGACAAAATCAAGTTCGACTGGAAGAGGATATTTTTTATCTTATTGGGATTGGGACTTTTCTTTTACGTTTATTTCTCCCCCCCCTGGAGTGACGCCATTGACCCCCTGGGCAAGGCGTTCCCTCTGTCGAAGGAGGGGAAGGCATCCATTGCCCTTTTCTTGCTTGCCGGTACCTGGTGGGTCTTTGAGGTAGTGCCCATTGGTTTGACAAGTATAGCTATTGGCGTCTTTCAGGCGCTCTTCGCGATCCGCCCCGCAAAGGACGCCTTCCGGGACTTCATGGATCCGGCGGTGATGTTCATCTTCGGTTCTGTAGTCGTCGGTCTTGCCTTCACAAAGACGGGACTGACGAGACGTCTTGCTTATAAGATGTTAGAAATAGTGGGGGAAAGGACAAGCATGATACTATTAGGGGTATGCCTTATGAGTGCCGGGCTTCCCCTCTTTATGGCCCATACGGCCGCTGCGGCTACTGTATTTCCTATCCTGATGACGATCTATGCTTTGTATGGTGAAGGGGATAGACCGACAAGATTCGGTAAGGCCCTCTTTATCGGTATGGCCTATTCCGCTGGGGCGGGGAGTATTATTACCATGTTAGGTGCAGCGAGAGCGCCTGCGGCAGCGAGTATGTTTAAGGAATTTACCGGCAGGGAGATCGGTTTCTTTGAGCTTACCAAATATATGTTCCCGATAGGGATAGTCATGGTCATTCTAATATGGATTATTTTAATGATCTTCCTGATGCCTGAGAAGAAGACCATTGTCGGTCTTAAGGAACAGGTGAAGAGTCTCTCCTCTGAACTTGGCCCGATGAGGTGGGAGGAGAAGTTTGTCATCCTCTGTGTGATAGGGGTAGTAATCACCCTGTCCCTCCAGTCCTTCGTCCCTGCCTTAAAGCTCCTGGACAGGTCTGCCATCATGCTGGTGTCAACCCTTCTTTTCTTTATATTCGGGGTACTTACGGTTAAGGAACTCGAGGAGATACCCTGGAATATCATTCTGCTGTTCAGCGGCGCCATGAGCATAGGTTTCTGTCTCTGGAAGACAGGGGGAGCGCAGTGGCTGGCCATCAACTGGCTTACCATATTCAAGGAGGCGCACTGGGCGATATTCGTGTTAGGTATTGCCTTTTTTGTGTTGGTCATGACCAATTTCATCATGAATGTAGCGGCAATTGCCATCTCTCTCCCTATCGCCCTGGTAACGGCAGGTTATCTTCATGTTGCGCCGGAGGTGGTGCTCTATGCCTCTCTGGTCACCGCAGGTATGCCGTTCCTGTTATTGATCGGCGCTGCGCCGAATGCCATCGCCTATGCCTCAGGGTAA
- a CDS encoding transporter substrate-binding domain-containing protein, whose protein sequence is MKIIHRVFFLLLLLLLIPPQAFSSAGGKTLVFGGGKGFAPYEYLDPSGGPKGFDVELVRAMARIKGWDIEIRLMDWPLAINALRKGEVDALLGMLYSEERDREFDFSDPHSTLELSLFTRRDALPLFTLDDLEGKKIAVYDRGMPLEILRDRKDIKPIVMKDMKGVFSALTRGEVDAALCPKLMGLYWMREAGISGLKSQDTQIFLRQSCFAVREGDTALLAEINDALERMKRSGEYYRLGNLLFEGIGREARLDLFYLLAPLPLIVLALFIAISIFKGRRSIQLKLTLSFLSISIVPLLGIGALTYFNERDIIKDKVASHLKSIVELQAALVSQWLDQVISDCRFLAKDQILIESILSHFSNIHHANPGVGTVHIRRYLEGLVGGWGYGEALVISPAGRVLFSTCPLYEGLDMAANPHFRGAMSLPPGEVYIKDIYYSERTKTLSMAFSTRIQVANDKFPQDRTIGALVLRVCVGRTLYPLLRNWQGMGNSGETMLVRRDGERLIFLNNTRNFPDTALKLAIPVQPATGQAGIALKAIGGQRGIAESVDYRGISVLAAYSPVFRTHWGLITKQDSREAISEINLLVQRNYFILMAFLLIVSVFAFLISRSITRPIRILDGMTRRVTEGVLDVDPQVKQTDEIGRLVESFKVMTRSLRERFTRSEKLSALGKLSSGIAHEIRTPLTSIRVTIQSLEKQLELNEDQKEDFTLVKREIDRISENVTRFLDFARPATPTFKSFDLNSLLRETLNLLQPEIKVKRADVQFAPDDEMPEIEGDEKLLRQVFLNIILNALEAIPEGGTVAIFIRRFEKVGEESGGEKKISLPGTGHDFVEVSIADNGGGILPQDQSYIFDPFFTTKESGTGLGLSIAFSIVEGHHGWIEVESRPDTGTTFKVIIPIRQENME, encoded by the coding sequence ATGAAAATAATTCACCGTGTCTTTTTTCTCCTCTTATTACTTCTTTTAATTCCTCCGCAGGCATTTTCTTCCGCCGGGGGAAAGACCCTGGTCTTTGGGGGAGGTAAGGGTTTTGCCCCATACGAGTACCTGGACCCTTCCGGTGGGCCGAAGGGGTTTGATGTGGAATTGGTGCGGGCGATGGCCAGGATCAAGGGGTGGGATATTGAGATAAGGCTGATGGATTGGCCGCTCGCGATAAATGCCCTCCGTAAAGGGGAGGTTGATGCCCTGCTGGGGATGCTCTACAGCGAGGAACGGGACAGGGAATTCGATTTTTCTGATCCCCATTCCACGCTGGAGTTATCCCTCTTCACCCGTAGAGATGCCCTTCCCCTCTTTACACTGGATGATCTTGAAGGCAAGAAGATCGCCGTATATGATAGGGGTATGCCCCTCGAAATCCTCAGGGACAGGAAAGACATCAAGCCGATAGTCATGAAGGATATGAAAGGTGTCTTCTCCGCCCTTACCAGGGGGGAGGTAGATGCAGCCCTCTGTCCCAAGTTAATGGGTCTGTACTGGATGCGAGAAGCGGGGATATCCGGTTTAAAATCCCAGGATACCCAGATCTTCCTGCGCCAGTCCTGCTTCGCGGTGCGGGAGGGGGATACAGCGCTCCTCGCGGAGATCAACGACGCCCTGGAGAGAATGAAAAGATCGGGCGAGTACTATCGGCTGGGCAATCTCCTCTTCGAGGGTATCGGAAGAGAGGCCAGACTTGACCTGTTTTATCTTTTGGCTCCCCTTCCCCTGATCGTCCTCGCCCTTTTTATTGCCATCAGTATTTTTAAGGGACGAAGGAGTATCCAGCTCAAGTTGACGCTCTCTTTCCTCTCTATCAGCATTGTCCCCCTCTTGGGAATTGGGGCGCTTACATACTTTAACGAACGGGACATCATCAAAGACAAGGTAGCCAGCCATCTTAAATCCATTGTGGAACTACAGGCCGCCCTCGTGAGCCAGTGGCTGGACCAGGTGATCTCTGATTGCCGGTTTCTTGCCAAGGATCAGATCCTGATCGAATCCATTTTGTCTCATTTTTCAAATATTCATCATGCCAACCCGGGAGTGGGAACTGTTCATATACGCCGTTATCTCGAAGGTCTTGTCGGGGGCTGGGGATATGGAGAGGCCCTTGTGATCAGTCCGGCAGGCAGGGTGCTCTTCTCGACCTGTCCGCTGTACGAGGGATTGGATATGGCGGCAAACCCGCACTTCAGAGGGGCGATGTCCCTGCCGCCAGGAGAGGTCTATATCAAGGACATCTACTATTCGGAGCGCACAAAGACCCTGAGTATGGCCTTTTCTACCAGGATACAGGTCGCCAACGATAAATTTCCGCAGGACCGAACAATTGGTGCGCTTGTTCTCAGGGTTTGCGTGGGCAGGACGTTATACCCGTTGCTCCGCAACTGGCAGGGGATGGGAAACTCAGGGGAGACTATGCTGGTGCGAAGGGACGGGGAGAGGCTCATTTTTTTGAACAACACGAGGAATTTCCCGGATACCGCCTTAAAGCTCGCCATTCCCGTCCAACCGGCTACAGGACAGGCAGGGATCGCCCTGAAGGCCATCGGGGGTCAGAGGGGTATTGCAGAATCGGTGGACTATCGGGGAATCTCCGTACTGGCTGCCTATTCCCCTGTTTTTAGGACACATTGGGGATTGATCACCAAACAGGACAGTCGCGAGGCCATCTCTGAGATCAATCTTCTGGTGCAGAGAAACTATTTTATCTTGATGGCCTTTTTACTGATCGTCTCCGTCTTTGCCTTTCTGATCTCCCGTTCCATTACCAGGCCGATAAGGATCCTCGACGGGATGACCCGCAGGGTAACGGAGGGAGTCCTTGATGTGGACCCCCAGGTGAAGCAGACAGATGAAATTGGACGCCTTGTGGAATCCTTTAAGGTGATGACCCGTTCCCTGAGGGAGCGGTTCACCCGGTCCGAAAAACTCTCTGCCTTGGGAAAACTTTCGTCGGGTATAGCCCACGAGATCCGCACCCCGCTTACCTCGATAAGGGTTACCATCCAGTCTCTGGAGAAACAACTGGAGCTTAATGAGGATCAAAAGGAAGATTTTACCCTGGTAAAGAGGGAGATTGATCGTATCAGCGAAAATGTCACCAGGTTTCTTGATTTTGCCAGGCCGGCCACGCCGACCTTCAAGTCCTTTGATCTTAATAGTTTGTTAAGGGAAACCTTAAATCTCCTCCAGCCCGAGATAAAGGTTAAGAGAGCCGATGTTCAGTTTGCCCCGGATGATGAAATGCCGGAGATAGAGGGAGATGAAAAACTCCTACGGCAGGTTTTTTTGAACATCATCCTCAATGCGCTGGAAGCTATACCCGAAGGGGGGACGGTTGCCATTTTCATCAGGAGGTTTGAGAAGGTCGGTGAGGAATCAGGGGGAGAGAAAAAAATTTCTTTGCCGGGGACAGGGCATGACTTCGTTGAGGTCTCGATCGCGGACAATGGTGGGGGAATTCTGCCTCAGGACCAGTCTTACATCTTTGATCCTTTCTTTACCACCAAGGAGTCAGGTACAGGTCTCGGGCTATCCATAGCATTTTCCATCGTGGAAGGACATCATGGCTGGATCGAGGTAGAGAGCCGGCCAGATACTGGCACTACCTTTAAGGTGATCATTCCCATTCGCCAGGAGAACATGGAATGA
- a CDS encoding sigma-54 dependent transcriptional regulator — MKKILIVEDDTVLARSLKKALSRSGYDVQTCERGREAIERIEKNNVKLVLLDNRLPDTTGLEILRQIREGQSKFPVIMMTAFGTEETAIQAMKCGAYDYIVKPFDIDELERIIAKGIEDSRLMDEIAFYPFVGDIDLSAGRIIGNSKKMQDVYKLIGQVTEADITVLIRGESGTGKELVARAIYHHSRRKDKPFLAVNCAAIPETLLESELFGYEKGAFTGAMKRRIGKFEQCHQGTIFLDEIGDMSLATQAKVLRVLQDGEFERIGGEEKIKVDVRVITATNKPLDEYIRQGLFRDDLYYRLEAVTITIPPLRERPEDIRELAGYFFQHFRKNMKSHVKMMSPAVIKKLQEYHWPGNVRELINTIMRALVLATGDVLTVDHLLLGGGNEGTPPTGVGWERSLAEGISGAIKGALLSSERNLYARVINEAEKILIGSLMKEMNGNQVRVAGVLGISRNTLRQKIKQFAI, encoded by the coding sequence ATGAAGAAGATCTTGATAGTGGAGGATGATACTGTCCTTGCCAGATCCTTGAAGAAGGCTCTTTCCCGATCAGGGTATGATGTACAGACCTGCGAGAGGGGTCGGGAGGCCATAGAGAGGATTGAAAAAAACAATGTAAAGCTGGTTCTCCTCGATAACAGACTGCCGGATACCACAGGGCTGGAAATTCTGAGGCAGATCAGAGAGGGTCAGAGCAAGTTTCCCGTAATTATGATGACCGCTTTTGGCACAGAGGAAACTGCCATCCAGGCGATGAAATGCGGGGCTTACGATTACATTGTCAAGCCTTTTGACATAGATGAACTCGAAAGGATCATCGCCAAGGGGATAGAGGATAGCCGTCTTATGGACGAGATAGCGTTTTATCCCTTTGTCGGGGATATTGACCTGAGTGCCGGGAGGATCATCGGAAACAGCAAAAAGATGCAGGATGTCTACAAGCTGATCGGTCAGGTGACAGAGGCCGATATTACCGTTCTTATCAGGGGGGAATCGGGCACGGGGAAGGAACTGGTAGCTCGGGCAATTTATCACCACAGTCGCAGGAAGGATAAGCCATTTCTTGCCGTCAACTGCGCGGCGATTCCGGAGACACTTCTGGAGAGTGAGCTCTTTGGATATGAAAAGGGCGCATTTACCGGGGCGATGAAGAGGAGGATAGGTAAATTCGAACAATGTCACCAGGGTACGATCTTTCTCGATGAGATCGGAGACATGTCCTTAGCCACCCAGGCCAAGGTCCTCCGTGTCCTGCAGGATGGAGAGTTTGAGCGGATAGGAGGGGAAGAGAAAATCAAGGTAGATGTGAGGGTCATCACGGCGACCAACAAACCCCTCGATGAATATATCAGGCAGGGCCTCTTCCGTGATGATCTTTACTATCGCCTTGAGGCTGTTACTATTACTATTCCCCCTCTGCGGGAAAGGCCCGAGGATATCCGTGAACTTGCAGGGTATTTCTTCCAGCATTTCAGAAAAAATATGAAGAGTCATGTGAAGATGATGAGCCCCGCAGTGATAAAAAAACTTCAGGAATATCACTGGCCGGGAAACGTGAGGGAGCTTATCAATACGATCATGAGGGCCCTTGTCCTCGCCACAGGCGATGTGCTTACCGTTGATCATCTGCTTCTGGGCGGAGGTAATGAGGGGACACCGCCGACAGGAGTTGGGTGGGAAAGGTCTCTCGCAGAGGGGATATCCGGGGCTATTAAGGGAGCCCTTCTCTCCTCAGAGCGAAACCTCTATGCCCGGGTAATAAACGAGGCGGAGAAGATACTCATCGGCAGCCTTATGAAAGAAATGAATGGAAACCAGGTTCGGGTGGCCGGAGTTTTAGGCATCAGCCGAAACACACTGCGTCAAAAGATAAAACAGTTTGCCATTTAG
- a CDS encoding response regulator: MERFTRDVPVILIADDDPVILHTLSKFFSKEGYRIILAHNGQEALYVLKEKEPDLLILDVRMPLKSGVEVIKEMAGGGMMIPVIVMTAYSNAFTLSDAEVWGVRGYFQKPFDVEEMNILVRKILFSPNGKNGSGS; the protein is encoded by the coding sequence TTGGAACGGTTTACGAGGGATGTCCCGGTAATTCTGATTGCCGATGATGATCCTGTGATTCTTCATACCTTGAGCAAGTTTTTTTCCAAGGAAGGTTACCGGATCATCCTGGCCCATAATGGTCAGGAGGCCCTCTACGTTCTGAAAGAAAAGGAACCGGATCTCCTCATCCTTGATGTTAGGATGCCGTTGAAATCGGGGGTTGAGGTGATTAAGGAGATGGCCGGTGGGGGTATGATGATTCCCGTGATAGTCATGACGGCCTATTCAAATGCCTTTACCCTCTCAGATGCGGAGGTCTGGGGAGTAAGGGGATACTTTCAAAAACCTTTTGATGTGGAGGAAATGAACATACTGGTGAGAAAGATCCTTTTTTCACCGAACGGCAAAAATGGTAGTGGTTCATGA
- a CDS encoding ATP-binding protein, with protein MKREKTENAHYYRLLTRNLILTVILVSLAPLLLVSGTILYHFQVSYREKAIAHLEEVVEKHRQNIDSFLNGKLADIRVMGSSYTFEQLSNESFLQERLSIRQREYGGVFVDLGLVDDRGVQIAYAGTFKLGRAVYSEADWFKKAMKSRYFISDVFLGLRGLPHFIVATRQEWQSREWILRATIDFVTFNSLVENIQIGETGLAFILNRKGEFQTKPRADATLNRDLYRDFLTEKIDRVKVVEKADSSGREFIYVLAPLKKGDWILVYQQDARDAFSVVYGTRRLAITILLLGGIGIVIMAFVLSNRVVNRVARADREKEMMSEQVIEAGKLASLGELAAGIAHEINNPVAIMVEEAGWMEDLLGEGELQKSENLDEFERSLKQIRTQGIRCKGITHKLLSFARRTDAEVHDVQLNDLITEVVGLSEQRAKYSNVKIQTRLAGDLPTVTVSPSEMQQVFLNLINNSLDAMDKEGGRIDITSRVDGNYLVVDVADTGHGIPKSYLPRIFDPFFTTKPVGKGTGLGLSIVYGIIEKMGGEISVNSAVGVGATFHIRIPLPQT; from the coding sequence ATGAAGAGAGAGAAGACGGAAAATGCCCATTACTACCGATTATTGACCAGAAACCTGATTTTAACAGTCATCCTTGTTTCCTTAGCCCCTCTGCTCCTGGTCAGCGGAACGATACTCTATCATTTTCAGGTATCATACCGTGAAAAGGCGATTGCCCACCTGGAGGAGGTGGTAGAGAAACACAGGCAGAATATTGACAGCTTTTTAAACGGAAAACTGGCCGATATCAGGGTCATGGGAAGCTCTTATACCTTTGAGCAATTGAGCAATGAGTCCTTTCTGCAGGAGAGGTTGTCCATACGGCAGAGGGAATATGGCGGCGTGTTTGTGGATCTGGGTCTGGTGGATGACCGGGGGGTTCAGATCGCCTATGCGGGAACATTTAAGTTGGGGAGAGCCGTATATTCAGAGGCCGACTGGTTTAAAAAGGCCATGAAGAGCCGGTATTTTATCAGCGACGTCTTTTTAGGTCTCCGTGGTCTGCCCCATTTCATCGTTGCCACCAGACAGGAATGGCAGTCAAGGGAGTGGATCTTAAGGGCCACCATTGATTTTGTTACCTTTAATTCTCTGGTCGAAAACATACAGATAGGTGAAACGGGTCTGGCCTTTATTTTGAATAGGAAGGGCGAATTTCAAACAAAACCTCGAGCAGATGCAACCTTAAACAGGGATCTCTATCGGGACTTTCTGACAGAGAAGATAGACAGGGTAAAGGTTGTTGAGAAGGCCGATAGTTCGGGCAGAGAATTCATCTATGTTCTGGCCCCCCTTAAAAAGGGGGACTGGATACTGGTCTATCAGCAGGATGCACGGGACGCCTTTTCAGTCGTGTATGGGACACGAAGGCTGGCGATAACTATCCTTTTGTTGGGAGGTATCGGCATCGTTATCATGGCCTTTGTGTTGTCGAATAGGGTGGTCAATCGCGTTGCCCGGGCCGACCGTGAGAAGGAAATGATGAGCGAGCAGGTCATTGAAGCCGGTAAGTTGGCCTCCTTAGGTGAACTTGCCGCCGGCATAGCCCATGAAATCAATAACCCGGTAGCCATCATGGTTGAGGAAGCAGGATGGATGGAGGATTTGTTAGGAGAAGGAGAATTACAGAAAAGTGAAAACCTCGATGAATTTGAACGTTCCTTGAAACAGATAAGGACTCAGGGGATACGCTGCAAGGGGATCACCCATAAACTGTTGAGTTTCGCCAGAAGGACGGATGCCGAGGTCCATGACGTGCAGTTAAACGACTTGATTACAGAAGTCGTGGGACTTTCTGAACAGAGGGCGAAATACAGCAATGTGAAGATCCAGACCCGTTTGGCAGGCGATTTGCCGACCGTAACTGTTTCCCCGTCGGAAATGCAGCAGGTCTTTCTTAATCTGATCAATAATTCCCTCGACGCCATGGATAAGGAAGGGGGGAGAATTGATATCACGAGCAGAGTTGACGGCAATTATCTCGTCGTTGATGTGGCTGATACGGGTCATGGTATCCCCAAATCCTACCTTCCCAGGATATTTGACCCCTTTTTTACCACAAAGCCGGTAGGGAAGGGAACCGGCTTGGGACTATCTATAGTTTACGGCATTATCGAGAAAATGGGAGGGGAGATAAGTGTGAACAGCGCCGTGGGTGTGGGCGCCACTTTTCATATCCGTATCCCCCTTCCTCAAACATAA
- a CDS encoding response regulator, which translates to MTQEGEKQTERIKLLLVDDEEGYVNVLARRMAKRNFEVTPALSGTEAIEALRRQDFDVAVLDLKMEDMDGIEVLKIFKKMCPSMVVIMLTGHGSEQAARDGLSLGAFAYLTKPCDLDDLVNKIRHACRREGGG; encoded by the coding sequence ATGACTCAAGAGGGGGAAAAACAGACCGAGCGCATAAAACTTCTCCTTGTGGATGATGAGGAGGGGTATGTGAATGTCCTTGCGAGAAGAATGGCGAAAAGAAACTTTGAGGTAACGCCAGCTCTAAGTGGAACGGAGGCGATAGAGGCTCTCCGCAGGCAGGATTTCGATGTAGCTGTTCTGGATCTGAAGATGGAGGACATGGATGGTATCGAGGTTTTAAAGATATTTAAAAAGATGTGTCCCTCTATGGTGGTGATCATGCTTACAGGCCACGGTTCCGAGCAAGCCGCCAGGGATGGCCTGTCTCTGGGGGCATTTGCCTATCTCACCAAACCCTGCGATCTCGATGATCTTGTCAATAAGATCAGGCATGCCTGTAGAAGAGAAGGAGGTGGGTGA
- a CDS encoding response regulator — translation MPVEEKEVGEVDEFSVLLVDDEREFLETLIKRLQKRKLKVRGVTSGEEALKILKEMSPDVVVLDVRMEGMDGIQTLREIKKASPLVEVIMLTGHANLEVAVEGMELGAFDYLMKPMDIDELLYKLEDAYKRKTIQEQKIKHLEEGRELEGV, via the coding sequence ATGCCTGTAGAAGAGAAGGAGGTGGGTGAGGTGGATGAATTCAGCGTCCTTCTGGTAGACGACGAGAGAGAATTTTTAGAGACATTGATCAAAAGGCTGCAAAAGCGAAAGTTAAAGGTAAGAGGGGTTACCAGCGGTGAAGAGGCCCTTAAGATCCTGAAAGAGATGTCGCCGGACGTGGTGGTCCTGGATGTAAGGATGGAGGGTATGGACGGCATACAGACCTTGCGGGAAATCAAAAAGGCGAGCCCTCTCGTGGAGGTGATTATGCTTACAGGACATGCCAATCTGGAAGTCGCCGTGGAGGGGATGGAATTAGGGGCCTTTGATTATCTGATGAAACCGATGGATATTGACGAGTTATTGTATAAACTTGAGGATGCCTATAAGAGAAAAACGATCCAGGAACAGAAGATAAAACACCTGGAAGAGGGCAGGGAATTGGAAGGGGTTTAA
- a CDS encoding ATP-binding protein: MMKRRMYANLQRRIIFITLLVSFIPLISLGVTIYYQFAQMYRDKIEEQIKYRARAQSNAIELFLKERTAILLAMADTHTFDYLVDEGNLERVFQIMNHRAGGFIDLGLIDSSGRHVAYVGPYNLLGRDYSSQPWFDEVESKGLYISDVFMGYRRIPHFIIAVQRQENNRRWILRATIDSDVFEGLIRAAQVGKTGDAFIINKGGFYQTHLRFDGEILSKSNLDPTVFGEGTTVLEKVNREGKKELYAGSWLKKHSWLLVISQDVSEEMTRLFKTKRIEIVIIVSGCLLIILTTIFTTHLIVRRLGMADRKMNELNVQLVHADKLAALGKMAAGVAHEINNPLAVIAEKTGWMEDLLIEEEFQKSRHLEEYRKSLRKIEEHVERARKVTHGMLGFARRMEPHLEDVDINEVLHETITFLESYARLNNITIERDLKPDLPIIASDHAQLQQVFLNLITNAIDAIGKDGLVYISSQRINSEIAVSVKDNGPGIPREYQARAFEPFFTTKERGKGTGLGLSVSYNIVQNMGGTITLESEEGKGTTFTVGLPVVVPEKK, encoded by the coding sequence ATGATGAAAAGACGCATGTATGCAAACCTCCAGAGGAGGATCATCTTCATTACCCTGCTGGTTTCTTTCATACCCCTCATCTCTCTCGGTGTGACGATCTATTACCAATTTGCCCAGATGTACAGGGATAAGATTGAAGAACAGATTAAATACCGTGCCAGGGCCCAGAGTAACGCCATAGAGCTTTTTTTAAAGGAACGCACCGCCATTCTTCTGGCCATGGCCGACACGCATACTTTTGATTATTTAGTAGATGAGGGCAACTTAGAGAGGGTCTTTCAGATAATGAATCATCGAGCCGGCGGTTTCATTGATCTTGGCTTGATTGACAGCAGCGGCCGGCATGTCGCCTATGTAGGCCCTTACAACCTTCTTGGTCGGGACTATTCTTCGCAACCATGGTTCGATGAGGTTGAAAGTAAAGGCCTTTACATCAGTGACGTCTTTATGGGTTACAGGAGGATACCTCATTTTATCATCGCTGTTCAACGCCAGGAAAACAACAGGCGCTGGATACTGAGAGCAACAATAGACTCTGATGTTTTTGAGGGTCTCATCCGGGCGGCGCAGGTGGGAAAAACAGGAGATGCTTTTATCATCAACAAAGGCGGCTTCTATCAAACGCACCTGCGTTTTGATGGTGAAATTCTCTCTAAATCAAACCTGGATCCCACGGTCTTTGGAGAGGGGACGACGGTCCTGGAAAAGGTGAACAGAGAGGGGAAAAAGGAACTCTATGCAGGAAGCTGGTTGAAAAAACATAGCTGGCTTTTAGTGATCAGCCAGGATGTGTCGGAAGAGATGACGAGACTGTTTAAAACGAAAAGGATAGAGATTGTTATCATTGTCTCTGGTTGTTTGCTGATCATTCTGACGACTATCTTTACCACCCATCTGATTGTCAGGCGTTTAGGAATGGCCGATCGGAAGATGAATGAACTGAATGTACAACTCGTCCATGCCGACAAACTGGCTGCCCTCGGTAAGATGGCGGCCGGTGTTGCCCATGAGATCAACAATCCCCTCGCCGTGATTGCCGAAAAAACCGGCTGGATGGAGGATCTCCTGATAGAGGAGGAGTTTCAGAAGAGTCGGCACCTTGAGGAGTATAGAAAATCACTCAGGAAGATAGAGGAACACGTGGAGAGGGCAAGAAAGGTAACCCATGGGATGCTTGGATTTGCCCGGAGGATGGAGCCTCACCTGGAGGATGTGGACATAAACGAGGTCTTGCATGAGACGATAACTTTTCTGGAGAGTTATGCCCGGCTAAACAACATTACCATAGAAAGAGACTTAAAGCCTGATCTGCCCATCATCGCCAGTGACCACGCCCAGCTCCAGCAGGTGTTCTTGAACCTGATAACCAATGCCATTGATGCGATAGGTAAGGATGGATTGGTTTACATAAGCAGCCAGAGGATCAATTCCGAGATAGCCGTCAGCGTAAAAGACAATGGCCCCGGTATTCCCAGAGAATATCAGGCAAGGGCCTTTGAACCTTTTTTCACTACCAAAGAGAGAGGAAAAGGGACGGGGCTTGGTTTGTCGGTCAGTTATAATATTGTCCAGAATATGGGAGGGACTATCACCCTCGAGAGCGAGGAAGGGAAAGGGACAACATTCACCGTGGGGTTACCCGTTGTTGTCCCGGAAAAGAAGTAG